GAAACAAGAGAGACAGCATGCCCCGGAAGAAACACGCCAACATGCCCCTCTAGAGCAAACTCGACACTCTCCTCGCCTCCCCGCTGGGGGTCAGGTCTTGAATTATCAGTTCCGCTTATCCGGTCTTGAATCCCCAGTTTGTTCCATGGCCTTCCCCACTATCTTGCTGACCGTTGTGTAATGAAGCCCGAGGATCTTTGCTATTTCCGAGAGGGTGTATCCGTACTCCAAATGAGCCGATACGACAGCCTGATTCCTACGGGCCTTATCCCTTTGCATCTTTTCCCCAAGGAGATCATCCAGCGGCGGTCTCGACGCAAATCTTTCCAGCTTTGGTACTTCTTGAATCCTGGATCTGTCTTGGAGCAATGGAGTGATCCGCTCCAGAAATTCTCTACCCCCCAAAATGAACCGGCCCTGAAGCTCTTGCCATGGTGAGGGTTGGCTGATTCCTGAAGCAACAAACCGCCTGTAACGCTTCTGGGCCTCCCGGCGGTCCTCGTCGAACTGGGCCAATACCCAGTCGGTGGTGAGAAAGGTGGGCCTGCCTCCCAAACCCGATGTGGCTCGATAGCTGCTCCATGGCCATTTGGCTGGTTCTTGAACTATCGCTGCCCTGACAGGATTGAGTACCACATAACGGCAAACCTCAAGCAGATGGCTCTGTCGATCAACCAGAATCGATCCGTACCTTCCCTGAAAAATGTGGCCCGTCTGTTGGTGTCTCCGATTGAAGCGTTGAGTATAGACTCCGTTCAGGTGACGCATGCCCTGCGAGAGCTTCCCATCAACTGTCTCTACCACTAAATGGTAGTGATTCTCCATAAGGCAGTATGCGTGAAGGCACCAGTTGAACCGCTTGATGGTCTCTTTGAGGATCCCGAGAAAGTTCACTCTGTCTTGATCATCTCGGAATATAGACTGACCTGCGTTGCCCCTTGAGGTTATGTGGTAGACCGCACCGGGAAATTCAATACGCAGAGGTCTGGCCATGATGGACAATGGATAACACAAGAAGACTTATAATTCAAGACCTGACCCCAAGTCGGAGCTTGAAAAAAAAGCCCCGGCACCTTAACATAGTGGAGGTTTCTCTCGGGCTGTGAGAACCCCTTGGGAGGTATGGGCCGTGTCCTGTGAGGTCTACGTGGCGGGGGCGGGTTTGAGTGCATTCAAGAAATCGACCTTATCCATCGAGGAACTGATGGCCGAGGCCGGAAAGAAGGCTCTGGAGTTTGCCCGGCACCATCCCATCGACTCGATCTATATCGGGGCCATGAATGTTGAGGAGTTCGTCGGAGAGGCCAACTTTGCCACCCTCCTCGCCGAGTACCTGGGGCTTTCAGGGATTGGCTCCTCCCGCGTGGAGACGGCCTGTTCGACAGGGGCTGCCGTATTCGAGTCGGCTTTCTATGCCGTCGCCTCGGGGTACATGAAGAATGTGCTGGTGGTCGCCGGAGAGAAGATGAGTCACGTCCCCAAGATGAGAAGAGCCCGTATCCTCAGGGAGGTGATCGACCGGGAGGAACGCCGGTACGGCGCCAC
The Deltaproteobacteria bacterium DNA segment above includes these coding regions:
- a CDS encoding transposase, whose protein sequence is MARPLRIEFPGAVYHITSRGNAGQSIFRDDQDRVNFLGILKETIKRFNWCLHAYCLMENHYHLVVETVDGKLSQGMRHLNGVYTQRFNRRHQQTGHIFQGRYGSILVDRQSHLLEVCRYVVLNPVRAAIVQEPAKWPWSSYRATSGLGGRPTFLTTDWVLAQFDEDRREAQKRYRRFVASGISQPSPWQELQGRFILGGREFLERITPLLQDRSRIQEVPKLERFASRPPLDDLLGEKMQRDKARRNQAVVSAHLEYGYTLSEIAKILGLHYTTVSKIVGKAMEQTGDSRPDKRN